From a region of the Sminthopsis crassicaudata isolate SCR6 chromosome 6, ASM4859323v1, whole genome shotgun sequence genome:
- the DDIT4L gene encoding DNA damage-inducible transcript 4-like protein: protein MVATSSLNSKNSASISELIDRGFPPGSLSDFDYWDYVMPEPNLNEAVFEETTCQSLAKMLENSLSKSKQTKLGCSKVLVPEKLTKRIAQDVLRLSSPEPCGLRGCIIHVNLEIENVCKKLDKIVCDSSVVPTFELTLVFKQENCSWSSFRDFFFSKARFTSGFRRTLILSPGFRLVKRKLYSLIGTVIEEC from the exons ATGGTTGCGACTAGCAGTTTAAACAGTAAAAATTCGGCCAGCATTTCCGAGTTGATAGACCGTGGCTTTCCGCCTGGAAGTCTAAGTG ATTTTGACTACTGGGATTATGTTATGCCAGAACCCAACCTCAATGAAGCAGTATTTGAAGAGACTACTTGCCAGAGCCTGGCTAAAATGCTGGAGAATTCCCTGTCCAAGTCCAAGCAGACCAAACTTGGCTGCTCCAAGGTTCTTGTCCCTGAGAAACTGACCAAGAGAATAGCTCAAGATGTATTGCGCTTGTCTTCCCCTGAGCCCTGTGGTCTTCGAGGTTGCATTATACATGTAAACTTGGAAATTGAAAATGTATGTAAGAAACTGGATAAGATTGTATGTGATTCTAGTGTGGTGCCTACCTTTGAGCTTACACTGGTGTTTAAGCAGGAAAATTGTTCATGGTCTAGTTTCAGGGACTTTTTCTTCAGTAAAGCTCGTTTCACATCTGGTTTTAGGAGAACTCTGATTCTCAGTCCAGGGTTTAGGCTTGTTAAAAGGAAGCTTTACTCACTGATTGGAACAGTCATTGAAGAGTGCTAG